A stretch of the Acyrthosiphon pisum isolate AL4f chromosome A2, pea_aphid_22Mar2018_4r6ur, whole genome shotgun sequence genome encodes the following:
- the LOC100163727 gene encoding Down syndrome cell adhesion molecule-like protein Dscam2 isoform X1, with translation MFTFQNGVIMKTVCHHVSYYIFAIIFSLCQANNELIGPAFRLVPPFNVQFSNDTGVKIDCTAFGNPTPQVQWYLEDGTRVMTIPKIRVVHQNGSLIFLSFGPSSYMHDVHSAQYRCKASNAVGQIISGAVHINAVMNQNYDVQVYAEYVSIGNTALLRCHVSAHASSYVMVTSWTQDDIIHFYPNVDSGGKYLVLGNGDLYINDVDSSDGFKSYTCRTVHKLTGETKASSFPGHITVNEPTGSQRPRVVVETDSRKQVKVGDDLILSCLSQGFPVPTYRWYRENGDVLKALAHDSRLSVPIPGLLKIEKIRLDDDGKYVCISNNSVGEETVHHSVFVTEPLSVNILPQKVVGSSLLDPTKSVQFVCTVNGHPINRIMWYKNGQPLMQLNGRVRLTSSLHKQTLMLSPLNKDDQGMYQCFGTNDWDMAHDNTQLLLGDIGPELVYWFTEQTLQPGPSLSLKCVASGNPLPQFTWTLDGFPIPESNRILVGQYVTAHDDVIAHANISSLKVEDGGEYTCTAHNEIAHVSHSSRINVYGVPFVREMPSVHVVAGKQLIVKCPVAGYPIESISWERDGLTLPVNLRQKVHSNGTLTIEQVQRQTDAGTYTCQAKNHHGHSSRRDVEIQVLIRPKILPIPPMTNLLAEGMRAAISCQIVEGDLPVMFTWTKDSDGVNNGLGVGTITRNHDEYSSSLIIERITAEHAGNYTCIATNSAGEEKFTVPLTVNVPPKWIVEPEDTNVVMGYTCMLHCQAEGYPTPTVVWRKSFGDSIGEYKDFLYEPNVNFFRNGTLEFLHTSKANEGKYMCEAKNDISPGLSKVIQLKINAPVKFIQKTKQIRVKLNDDAHIQCIAVGDKPLQISWKGSTNMQILKDIDRRFTIREQSKDNGIMSELGISPVYRHDTGFFKCTGSNNFGEDENSIELIVQETPESPKDIRILNQQSRSMEITWNQPYDGNSVILNYIVQYKLVASLWITDPAKVIVAGTQTVTTIEGLTPATSYHIRVIAENAMGFSEPSDEAQAFTQEEVPSMPPQNIRAEAKSKTELLIMWEPPPSDSCNGILIGYHIGYLPTDDTQNPTTPTVPHSRYIIKTININSQYGEDFVISGLIPYTTYSIVVQAFNSRGTGPFSKPITVQTDEGIPTMPPEKLTCRSLTSQSIQVSWDLPLPTGRNGKIQGFKVSYQPAEDWYEKNEFETKITTIQYTTIQALLKYTNYSISVFAFTSKGDGVQSDPIYCKTEEDTPSVPADIKAIISSIKTIVVSWLPPIRPNGRLTGYILYISILSGHKDSKPIKKILSPSIEVFEASRIIDSAKYQFWVKALTKVGEGESTRTITVIPTIKISAQIVSFSQVLITRWKKNVTLSCKRVGIPYPQPIWTKGGRSIISSGRYQINKDGSLIIHDIQHSDRGNYTCAVENTHGKDEISYAVNVRVPPSPPKLTVYLEETDSLQLKWTDTAEPDIPILGYIINFKREHGDWEEIHIDAKTHFHILEKLLCGTRYQLYITAYNKIGTGLPCDILTSYTKGSVPIPPESPTEAITYNSSTVSAWFDLWGSGGCDILYYTIEWKQPKSDEWILSDGSKPVAPTERMYTVEGLEPATKYQLKVIAHNNIGSSYALYNFTTLTIDGATVIPFDLYTEIATEEASVFTSITTAISLIIALVVVSSIAAFTYYYKVMKRSDEESVRDQSQRSRDQRYSVRGQSQQTLSCDSVTFKTDSTEYMDEICPYATFELAKQPQGESTFSGNIYSGPYHSVRGSFVYHQPKASTSEPYNFVQRKEPEYTKVRQKGRKLRDPHSESQESDNLGSTDSEVKRILTLHLPISEYDTHGSDSDNGEARRNQSASQELVSFRHRMSREVSNEGTSSSSETSIAEVRKPSVIPSLRKPKSKSQIFTKRSLKNNNGFSSHNDEINFSERLNPPARFSDSRPMRQNEGNEYERRPKISSHQRRSPRRLTQETSFQIDV, from the exons tgtttacatttcagAATGGAGTGATAATGAAGACTGTGTGCCATCATGTCAGTTACTATATTTTCGccattattttttcat TGTGTCAAGCAAATAATGAACTAATAGGACCAGCATTTCGTCTAGTACCACCATTCAACGTCCAGTTTTCAAACGATACTGGTGTAAAAATCGATTGTACTGCATTTGGGAACCCTACGCCACAAGTGCAATGGTACCTAG aGGATGGAACGAGGGTGATGACAATACCAAAAATCAGAGTGGTACATCAGAACGGTAGCTTGATATTTCTTAGTTTTGGCCCAAGTTCTTACATGCATGATGTACATAGCGCACAATACAGATGCAAGGCTAGTAATGCAGTTGGTCAAATTATTAGTGGAGCAGTTCATATTAATGCTG TTATGAATCAAAACTATGACGTCCAGGTTTATGCCGAGTATGTCAGTATCGGAAATACAGCGTTATTACGATGTCATGTTTCTGCACATGCTTCTAGCTACGTAATGGTAACGTCGTGGACACAGGATGATATAATTCACTTTTATCCTAATGTTGATTCTGGTGGAAAATATCTTGTACTAGGAAATGGTGATTTATACATTAACGATGTTGATTCTAGCGATGGATTTAAAAGTTATACTTGTAGAACTGTACATAAGTTAACTGGTGAAACTAAGGCTAGTTCTTTTCCTGGACATATCACTGTGAAtg aacCTACTGGAAGTCAACGACCAAGAGTTGTTGTGGAAACCGATAGTAGAAAACAGGTTAAAGTGGGAGACGACCTTATACTATCTTGTTTATCTCAAGGATTTCCTGTACCAACTTATAGATGGTATAGGGAAAATGGAGACGTACTTAAAGCCTTAGCGCATGATTCCCGTTTATCAGTACCCATTCCTGGCCTtcttaaaatcgaaaaaattcgTTTAGACGATGATGGAAAATATGTTTGCATATCAAATAATAGCGTAGGTGAAGAAACAGTTCATCATAGCGTGTTTGTcactg AGCCCCTTTCAGTTAACATACTACCTCAAAAAGTAGTTGGTTCTTCACTATTAGATCCTACAAAGTCTGTCCAGTTTGTATGTACAGTCAATGGCCATccaattaatagaattatgtgGTATAAAAATGGACAACCCTTAATGCAACTAAATGGGAGAGTACGTTTGACATCATCACTTCATAAGCAAACATTGATGTTATCTCCCTTGAATAAAGATGATCAAGGAATGTACCAATGTTTTGGAACTAATGATTGGGATATGGCCCATGATAACACTCAATTACTTCTTggag ATATTGGACCTGAACTTGTTTATTGGTTTACCGAGCAAACTCTACAACCGGGGCCATctttatcattaaaatgtgtAGCATCGGGAAATCCTCTTCCACAGTTTACTTGGACTTTAGATGGATTTCCTATACCAGAATCGAATAGAATTTTGGTGGGTCAATACGTGACAGCACATGATGATGTTATAGCTCATGCCAACATATCTTCATTGAAAGTCGAAGATGGTGGAGAGTACACGTGTACAGCACATAATGAAATTGCACATGTTTCACATTCTTCTAGAATAAATGTTTATGGAGTTCCTTTCGTTAGGGAAATGCCTAGTGTTCATGTTGTAGCCGGAAAACAACTTATAGTTAAGTGTCCTGTAGCAGGTTATCCGATTGAATCAATTAGTTGGGAACGAG ATGGATTAACATTACCAGTTAATCTTCGTCAAAAAGTCCACAGTAATGGAACTCTTACAATAGAACAAGTTCAACGACAAACAGATGCTGGTACTTATACTTGTCAAGCAAAAAATCATCACGGTCATTCTTCTAGAAGAGATGTGGAAATTCAAGTCTTAA ttcGACCGAAAATTTTACCAATTCCTCCCATGACAAACCTTTTAGCTGAAGGTATGCGTGCAGCAATTTCATGTCAGATTGTAGAAGGTGACCTTCCTGTCATGTTTACTTGGACAAAAGACAGTGATGGTGTAAATAATGGCTTAGGAGTGGGAACAATTACAAGAAATCATGATGAGTATTCGTCATCGTTAATTATAGAGCGTATCACTGCAGAACATGCAGGAAACTATACGTGCATAGCAACAAATTCAGCAGGAGAAGAGAAATTTACCGTACCACTAACAGTAAACG ttcctCCAAAATGGATCGTTGAACCTGAAGACACAAATGTGGTTATGGGCTATACGTGCATGTTACATTGTCAGGCAGAAGGTTATCCTACACCAACGGTAGTTTGGAGGAAATCATTtg gcgATTCCATAGGAGAATATAAGGACTTTTTATATGAGCCCAATGTAAATTTCTTTAGAAATGGAACTTTGGAATTTTTGCATACTAGTAAAGCTAATGAGGGGAAATATATGTGCGAGGCCAAAAACGACATTAGTCCTGGATTGAGCAAAgtcatacaattaaaaataaatg ctcCAGTAAAGTTTAtacaaaaaactaaacaaattcgGGTTAAACTTAATGATGATGCTCATATACAGTGTATTGCTGTAGGAGATAAACCATTACAAATATCATGGAAGGGATCCACTAATATGCAAATTTTAAAGGATATAGATCGAAg GTTTACTATAAGAGAACAATCTAAAGACAATGGAATAATGTCAGAGCTTGGAATATCGCCTGTATATAGACACGATAcaggtttttttaaatgtaccggGAGTAATAACTTCGGAGAAGATGAGAATTCGATTGAACTAATAGTGCAGG AGACACCGGAAAGTCCAAAAGATATTAGAATTTTGAATCAACAAAGCCGGTCAATGGAAATAACATGGAATCAACCATACGACGGAAAcagtgttatattaaattatatagtccAATACAAATTAGTTGCAT CTTTATGGATAACTGACCCGGCAAAAGTAATTGTTGCTGGGACTCAAACCGTTACAACCATCGAGGGATTAACGCCGGCAACGTCTTACCATATTCGAGTCATTGCAGAAAATGCCATGGGATTTAGTGAACCCAGTGACGAAGCACAAGCTTTCACACAAGAAGaag TTCCCAGTATGCCACCTCAAAACATTCGTGCCGAAGCTAAAAGCAAAACAGAACTTTTAATTATGTGGGAACCACCTCCGTCAGACTCTTGTAATGGAATTTTAATTGGATATCACATTGGATACTTGCCGACGGATGATACACAAAATCCTACGACACCAACGGTACCGCACAGTCgttacattataaaaactattaacataAATTCTCAATATGGCGAAGACTTTGTCATTAGTGGTCTAATACCGTACACGACGTATTCGATTGTAGTACAAGCTTTTAACAGCAGAGGAACTGGGCCGTTTTCTAAGCCTATTACAGTGCAGACTGACGAAGGAA tACCAACAATGCCACCAGAAAAACTTACGTGTAGATCTTTAACATCACAAAGCATTCAAGTATCGTGGGATTTACCTCTGCCAACGGGGCGCAATGGTAAAATACAAGGTTTCAAAGTATCGTATCAACCAGCAGAAGATTGGTATG AAAAAAACGAATTTGAAACGAAAATTACTACTATACAATACACAACAATCCAAGCTTTATTGAAATACACAAACTATAGCATATCAGTATTTGCATTTACGAGTAAAGGAGATGGGGTTCAAAGTGATCCAATTTACTGCAAAACTGAAGAAGATa CCCCTTCAGTACCAGCAGATATCAAAGCAATCATAAGCTCTATAAAAACCATTGTTGTATCTTGGCTTCCACCAATTCGTCCAAATGGGAGACTGactggttatattttatacatatcaaTTTTAAGCGGTCATAAAGAT tcgaaaccaataaaaaaaatacttagccCATCTATTGAGGTTTTTGAAGCATCAAGAATCATTGATAGTGCGAAATACCAGTTTTGGGTCAAAGCATTAACTAAAGTTGGGGAAGGAGAGAGCACTAGAACAATAACTGTAATCCCAACGATTAAAATCTCCGCTCAAATAGTATCATTCAGTCAAGTTTTGATTACGCGATGGAAGAAAAATGTAACATTAAGCTGTAAAAGAGTAGGTATACCGTATCCTCAACCAATATGGACAAAAGGTGGACGATCAATCATTTCAAGTGGGAGATATCAG ATAAACAAAGATGGGTCGTTGATTATACACGACATACAACACTCAGACAGAGGAAATTATACGTGTGCCGTGGAGAATACACACGGGAAAGATGAAATTTCATACGCAGTTAACGTTagag tacCACCATCACCTCCAAAGTTAACTGTCTATTTAGAAGAAACCGATAGCTTACAACTGAAGTGGACGGATACAGCTGAACCAGACATACCAATATTAG gttacataatcaattttaaacgtGAACATGGTGATTGGGAAGAAATCCATATTGATGCAAAGacacattttcatatattagaaaaattacTTTGTGGCACAAGGTATCAATTGTATATTACTGCTTACAACAAAATTGGAACGGGTCTACCATGTGACATTTTAACATCATATACTAAAGGCTcgg TGCCCATTCCACCTGAATCACCAACTGAAGCAATAACATATAATAGCTCAACAGTGAGTGCCTGGTTTGATCTGTGGGGAAGTGGAggatgtgatatattatattatacaattgaatGGAAACAACCAAAATCTGATGAGTGGATTTTAAGTGATGGCAGTAAACCTGTAGCTCCAACAGAGCGTATGTATACTGTTGAAGGTCTTGAGCCGGCAACTAAATATCAATTGAAAGTTAttgcacacaataatattggGTCATCGTATGCATTGTATAATTTCACCACGCTCACTATTGATGGAG CAACTGTTATACCGTTTGATTTATATACTGAAATAGCAACCGAAGAAGCTTCAGTATTTACATCAATCACAACTGCCATTTCCTTGATAATAGCTTTAGTTGTTGTATCATCAATTGCAGcatttacatactattataaagtaATGA AACGCTCAGATGAAGAATCGGTTAGAGATCAAAGCCAACGGAGCCGTGATCAACGATATTCAGTCAGGGGGCAATCACAACAAACCTTAAGTTGCGATTCTGTAACATTTAAAACCGATTCAACTG aatatatgGATGAAATTTGTCCGTATGCAACGTTTGAACTTGCCAAACAACCACAAGGTGAAAGTACGTTTAGTGGTAATATTTACAGTGGCCCATACCATTCAGTAAGAGGTTCATTTGTATATCATCAACCAAAAGCATCAACTTCCGAACCCTATAATTTTGttcag agaAAAGAGCCAGAGTATACAAAAGTCCGTCAAAAAGGAAGAAAACTTAGAGATCCTCATTCGGAAAGTCAag AATCAGACAATTTAGGTAGTACAGATTCTGAGGTAAAGCGGATTCTAACTCTTCACCTACCTATTTCAGAGTATGACACTCATGGTAGTGACTCTGACAATGGTGAAGCAAGACGAAATCAATCAGCAAGCCAAGAACTTGTTTCCTTTAGACACCGAATGAGtagag aagtGAGCAATGAAGGTACCAGCTCTTCGTCAGAGACCTCGATAGCCGAAGTTAGAAAACCCTCTGTAATTCCTTCTCTGCGGAAGCCTAAATCAAAAAgccaaatatttacaaaaaggTCACTGAAGAATAACAATGGGTTTTCAAGTCATAATGATGAAATTAACTTTAG TGAGCGTTTAAATCCTCCGGCTAGGTTTTCAGACTCTAGACCAATGCGACAAAACGAGGGAAATGAATATGAACGCCGCCCAAAAATATCATCTCATCAACGAAGATCACCTAGAAGACTTACACAAGAGACTTCATTCCAAATAGATGTCTAG